Genomic window (Streptomyces clavuligerus):
GTGGCCGCGCTGGTGGGATGGCATGGCCTCGATCCCGCTGAGAGCAGGACCCTGCACATCGGATTCTCCGGCGGGCGCTTCGACTACATCAACCGGCTCAGCGGAGTGGTCCCGCGGACGGGCTGGGAGGAGGCGGCGTGGCCGCGGGTGCGCTCCGCTGTCGCGGCGGAGGCCGCGGAGATCTTTGTCAGGCTCCTCGCGGGTGAGACGCTGACCAGCGAGGACATACCGGAGGCGGAACTCGGGCCCGAGGCGTTTCCCGACCCGGAGATGTACCGGCGGGCGCTGGCGGAAGGCAGGTCCGTGGAGGGGCGGGTGGTGCTTCCCCGGCGGTGGGAGTTCGAGGCCGTCAAAGCGGTGCCGGAGATCGCCAGGCCGGACCTCCTCGAACTGGTGGTGGGCTCGCAGGACCAGGCTCTGCAAGCCCGCCTGAACCTCATTCGGCCGGTGAAGGTGTTCAACCTCAGCATCACCCCGCCCTCGGTGATCGAGGCCACCCACACCCGTCTCCAGCGGGTCTACCATCCCGCGGGCGGGCCCTGGCGGCGCGGGTACATGCCGCGCACGGTATTCGTCTTCCTGCACGACCACCGAGGCCGGTCCGCCGGGGCCAACCGGTCCGACGCGCGGGCCGACGCCGAGGCGCGGCTGGCCGCGTACTGGCGGGCCATGGAGGGCACGGTGAACCCCGCGCGGGTCGCAGCCGCCGCCGACAACGCGCTGATCGGGACCTCGGCCGACATCGCGGAACAGATCGGTGCCCGGTTCCATCCGCAGGACCGGCTCATGCTCTGGTTCGACTTCTTCACACAGGACAGCAAGAGGGTGTGCGAGCAGATGGACGCCTTCATGACCCGCGTGGTGCCCCGGCTCCCCCGCGCTTTCGCCTCCGGGCCCCCGGCGCGCGCCTGAAGCGCCGCCGTCGAGGGCGACGGTACTGCCGTTCTCAAGGTCGCGGGCCGCGCGGGAAGGGGCCGACGGCGAGGCCCCGCACATCATCGCGCGGCTGCTCCGCCGGCCCTCCTGGCGGGAGAGGCCGCGTTCGCCGCCGACGATTCCTGGCTCTCCGTCAGCCAGTGCCGTCGGAGGCGGGGAAGACGGCGGGGCTGGGGCGCCGCTGTATCGTCCGCCATGTCAGGGCCCGGTGATGATTGCCGCGTGCCGGGGGGCCGGTGGCACCGGTGCCACCGGCCCCCCGGGACCCCATATCCGCAGGTCCCTGCGGGGAGGCCGGGGTGTGCGCCCGTACGATGAGGCGGCCATACCCCCCGTACCGCCGCTCCCGGCGCCGTACCGAACACCCCGAGGAGGGACCGGTCGTGCTGCACCTGCGTCTGATCACCCCGGCCGACCGCACCGCCGAGGTCATCGAACTGATCGAACAGACCGTCGGCACGACCCATCTCGCCGTCGTGCCCGGCGCCGCGCTCGATCCGCGGGGCGATGTGGTGATGTGCGATGTCGCACGGGAGGCCGGCGACCAGCTGATCTCCGGGCTGCGGAAGCTCGGCATCGACGAATGCGGTTCCATCGCCGTCGAGGACATCGGCTTCCAACTCTCCACCCGCGCCCACCAGGCGGAGAAGGACGCCCCGGGCGAGGCGGCGGACGCGGTGCTGTGGGAGCGGCTGGAAGGGGAGACCCGTGAGGAGTCGACGCTCTCCGTCACCTATGTCGCCTTCATGACGCTGGCCACGATGATCGCCGCCTGTGGTGTGGTGCTGGACAACGCGATCCTGATCGTGGGCGCGATGGCGGTGGGTCCGGAGTTCGGCCCGCTCGCCGGTGTCTGCGCGGCCCTGGTCCAGCGCGCGCCCCGGCTGGCCTGGCGGTCGTCGCTCGCGCTGATCGTCGGATTCGCGGTCGCCATGGCGGCGACCGTGGGGTTCAGCCATCTGATGGAG
Coding sequences:
- a CDS encoding LLM class flavin-dependent oxidoreductase, which encodes MRFDIFCSVAQAHPAERLPPHAAVLANFLEQAQVADALGFATIWVAGSHFSSELQQGHRRPVIPNWRGEIGLNTDFCQLAGQVLTRTRRIEVGSAVMNIVGQGGPLAAAERVAALVGWHGLDPAESRTLHIGFSGGRFDYINRLSGVVPRTGWEEAAWPRVRSAVAAEAAEIFVRLLAGETLTSEDIPEAELGPEAFPDPEMYRRALAEGRSVEGRVVLPRRWEFEAVKAVPEIARPDLLELVVGSQDQALQARLNLIRPVKVFNLSITPPSVIEATHTRLQRVYHPAGGPWRRGYMPRTVFVFLHDHRGRSAGANRSDARADAEARLAAYWRAMEGTVNPARVAAAADNALIGTSADIAEQIGARFHPQDRLMLWFDFFTQDSKRVCEQMDAFMTRVVPRLPRAFASGPPARA
- a CDS encoding DUF389 domain-containing protein: MLHLRLITPADRTAEVIELIEQTVGTTHLAVVPGAALDPRGDVVMCDVAREAGDQLISGLRKLGIDECGSIAVEDIGFQLSTRAHQAEKDAPGEAADAVLWERLEGETREESTLSVTYVAFMTLATMIAACGVVLDNAILIVGAMAVGPEFGPLAGVCAALVQRAPRLAWRSSLALIVGFAVAMAATVGFSHLMELMDLFHPSDLEAERPNTDFIYQPDAFSFVVAILAGIAGMLSLTSSRSGALVGVAISVTTIPAAANAAVAFSFQEYRQAWGSTEQLLLNLLGIVIAGTLTLLVQKVLWSRFGAEGVSPSGRKSTAG